ATGTAGATACATTCACTTTTGGATTAGTTTGCCTTTTACGTGTGCACCCTTTATTAGAGTTGAACAAACTGGTGTGGTCTTAGTATCGTGCATGAATACGCAAGGCAACGGAAATATGTTGTACATGTTTTCCGTCGTGTTCTGTTACATTACATTTATCGTGAACAACTAGCACCGACCCTCACTCTTCATAGGAGATAATGGTTTTAAAACTGTTCTGCTTATTCTAGTTGTAGGGAAGTTGGTTATAGGTGTTAGGTGTTGTTTCGAAATAGTTGTTGGATACATAGATTGGGTTGCGATGCTTAGTTAGTTGTGGAGTGGTTTGTGCTTGAAGTAAGTATCGTTTTTGAGAAAGGAGACGGTTATTTAATAGCAATTTAGTATACGAAGGTGTATAGCACTTGCTTCGCTAACGAACGGTTTTTAATATGACACAAACTCTCTATCTCTTGGTTCAATTCTTTTTTACATATACAAACTTTTATTCGATTTGCGATTTTCTTCCATCTATTCTGTATCTTtcttgtttattgttttccatttttcttttctctgtcTGTTTTCTTCTATTATTCATCTACAGTTAAGTACGAGGAGGAAAGTAACCATGAGCTGCAAGCAATGTATATGCGTAATACATCGACATCAATGTTCATTGAGGAAGGTATGATGCCACCACCGATAAACATTCTACCCACCGTAGCGCCTGTTGTCGGGGCCGGTTTAAGACGGCCTTCATTGGTAATtgatcagcaacaacagcaacagcaaatgtCCTCCTTCACAGGCGCCTCATCGCAGAGTTTTAAGCCGGAACTACTAGACGAGTGCAGTCAAGGTTCGCTCGAAGACGATTCACTAGATCAGTTTCCCGGCTCAGCCGACAACTCACATGATGATCTGGCTGTTGGTAGTCAATTGAGTACGATCCTTTATCGGCGGCGTAGTGTTAGACAGCCGAGCATGGATATTACTGAGGACAGTTCCTCAAATATATCACTCTTGACCCCCGAAACACACTTGCTAGAAAtgagtggtggtggcggcggaggtgggTTACTTTCACTGGTCGACCAGATGGATGGGGTTCGGCTCctccaggagcagcagcagcaggagcagcagcagcagcagcagcagcagcagcagcagcagcagcagcagcagcagcagcagcagcagcagcagcagcagcagcagcagcagcagcagctgcagcagcagcagcagcagcagcagcagcaacagcagcagcagcagcagcagcagcagcaacacgagcaacaacaacaagagcagcagcaacagcaacaggtCTCTGCTAATGCAGTGGACGTGGCAAttgcggcagcagcggccgcacAGTTGTTGCCGCCCGGTGTACCAATTGTTTCTATGGAGCAGTCGTCTGCTTGCGAAATGGCGACGGCCGTAAACGTTGCTACGACTGCTATCCTTGCACACAACGAAGATGCAAAGAAAGCTGTACAGGACTTCATATTGAATGCGGCCGCCGAAATACTCACTGCTCAAGAAACCTCACTCGCTACGCAAAAAACGATAGATACATTAATATCGATGAGTACGCCAGAGTTGGTAAACGTTGGCACAACCTGTCCACCGGTTCTCCAAACTGTTGGATCGCATTTCGTTACTCCAACAATggataaacaacaacaagagcatcagcaacaaatgcaacaacaacaattgcACGATCAACAACAGTTGCgtgagcagcaacaacgacaCTGTGGTGTCTTCAATTCGATTCTTAACGAATTAAATCACCACAGTCCTCACCCACAGACCACTGACCTAATGCTCcttcaacaacagcagcatcaacagcaacgCATTGATCAACAtgcacaacagcaacaggaaGCAGTGTCTCATGCCCAGGCACAGCAAGTAGTTGCACAAGCACTGGTCACAGCCCAACCGTTGccggaaaaaatggaaatcggGATGCCGCTTACATCTAACCAGTCAGTGCCGCAAACACAGCCCCAACAGTTGCCTGCGCAGCAACCGATGGACACGTCTGCTGCACCTGTCACCATGAGTTCAGGGAATATTGATGATGCCATGATACTACCGACGTTGGGAGCGCTAGGTGCCTCAAATCAATCCGTCGTCGATCAATCGCTTGTCGATGAATCGCGTGATCTCACGGGAATGACCGATAACGAGTTGATACATTTCATCTGTCCGAACGCGTTTGATTCGAGTAGTTATTCATTTTGCAACATATATCAATTTTCACATGTAAGCAAAATcataattgtttttctttttggtttttttgtagTGTAACGTTTCGTCCAAGTAAATCCCCAACGGTGGAATGTAAACAGCAGACAGACACAGCAACTGTTCATATTACCTTCCAATATGTGTGATGGTTAAACATGATAAAAACTTATCACTGAACGAATTAGAACTATCGAAACTTCGGAGAAAAGTTTGTGTCCATTAATTTTAAGACAGCTAAAAGCAGGTTCTTTGTAGTGACTAAACCTTATTTGTATGGATTTGTTATTTGAAGCAACGGTTTAGCGATTGCAGTGTTTTCGTATGTCCAATTAGGTGAAAATAATTGTTATTTTTgcgctgatagagcagttgGTAGtgctcgtcgctgtcacgcagctggcctggaTTCGAATTcctggatcggttgtcacgcagccggccatggtttcgattcccgataccggcgtgacaaggcggttggcgcgggaccaacaaccccgcctGTAAAAACGAatcgttacagaaagcatccagagattaacattgtctctggtgcaggtaaagaccgctcagcggttgttcccgaagaagaagaactgttatttttaaatactCTGAtgatcaaacaaaaacaattgaaaaaaaatatatctTTTTTGGGATACAGAGAAGGgtacaaaaatacaaaatctAAAAGAAAAGATAGTGTTGTtaacagagaaagagagaattCGTTCAAAGTATCTAATTGAGAAATCTTCAAAAGACAACTTCTATGCAAAACAAACTATTAACTTCCATGATCAAATAACTGAATACATACCCCACTGAAAACTATCTATTGATCAGTAAATGAGCGTGGTTAGCTGTAGGGAGAGAATCGCGAATATTACTCGTAGGTCGGTCCACTTAGGTGTTGAGGGACGCCTACAGAATTTATGTTGACTTtcagttttgtttatttatttattcttacaaaaaaaactattcgtttcatttttcactcttcctatttttactttttcaatttcacttttttgtaCTCATCTTGTCTTCAAATGGGTTAAAAACACGAGCTTAAATCATTCCAAGCTCATTAGGCTCGCAAATAATTAGTATTTCATACTTCGTACTTTACGTCTTGATATTTCAAAAATTTTATTCCAAtgtttaacaacaacaacgaaaatgTTATACATAATTTTCAAGTTCACAGATTGCAAAGTACTTTTCTGTAAGATACATAAACTTAGCTATATCAACTGAGGATGGGGAAAAggaaatccattattttagagtgaaattcaaaacattatttaagatacttccgatggtccgattttcgtcaaatatgtaccgttttgttggaaaatttgttgttttttcaaagataggcttataatgcctctcttataaaaggcttagtcgttattggcgaaaaactccaGCAATCccttttcacaatcctttcttgatctcagtttttcatcactcaggaaattttgtgatacccgaaaaaggtgtcaatcgcttggtgcaaagtccggactatacggtggatgcattaaaacttcccaaccaaacTCCCAAAATATTTGGCAagccactaaagacgtgcgtcacatttcgttgtccggttagaacacaaaacctcttccgttggccgattctggtcgtttttggtaaattgctagcttcgaacggtgcaataattgatagtagagatctgaattttgtgtttggccacacgaaagcaactcataatacacgattcctctcaagtTTCACCATATAAACCTTACTGgtcgtaagtcctggtttgaccaccctgtaagctgcttcaccacgcttagaccacgatcatttccacacagtattgccatatgtatcccatttcacatccccagtacccagTTTTGATaggtgtaaatagggtggcacccaaacatcgagcttctttgtggatccagctttgcgcaaattgCTTAAAACTGTGTGATGGTTAATCTTTGGCttctggccgatgctctgactactaacatgccgacgACGATTTTATCgacgtgtctgcctggccgaggtgcatctttaagatcgaaaataactgaaacgggtcaacaaaaccaaaatttattgcaactaGCTGTGAGAGTATCGGCACAACAAAgaccatgcacaatttcagccgcctagcttgaatttttgcctttttcaaagaaaaattgtaaaatgtatcgtattttctctatggtgacatccattgttaacaccctgtaactcacaaacgaataaaagaaacaataaacaatgaaagcatctttttaaatgtgaagtatcagctttaaaacaagcctaaacttgaaactatacgatcgatacttcacgagatatcgatcattaaagtcatctaccgagaaaataatggattactttttctccagcctgatatatatatatataaccTAGAACAAGGGAATTCTGCGGAAATTCGATCATTTTCAGTGGGAGAATTCAGCtcatttaaaacataaaataatttagaataataatcataaaaagaATATACAGATCAATGTTGCCGGTGGACATTTGATCACGTATTATTAGAAAAAACATGAAGTAGATacaaagaaaatgcaaaaatagtAATTCTGGCTGCCATATTCTACCTTTAAATAACCATGTCAATCATTTAATGGAGAAGTACCATATCAGAAGTACATCTTCTGTATCGTACAAGTAAATGAAAAGATCTACTAGTATGTAGACTGGTTTGGATAAGTAAGAAAAACATGTTTAGTATAAAGAGGGTGAAACATGAGGAGTAAAAGGAAAGACGAGGAAAGGTAATGGCGAAAGGGGTCCAAATAACATGTTAAAGTTTATGTCTTAGTAAACTAGTACACTTTAAGTGAATAGTGATGCCGGATGAATGAGGATGAAGAAGATGAATTTACGATGAGGGAACGAAGTGTAAGAGCGATTCATAAACAGCATTGCATATTAGTATAAGTGAAAATcaatggatttttttaatatatttgATTTCTTATACGACAAAGCTTTAAATACTAATTGGATACgaagccccgaaaaaaaaacaaaatcagaCAAATATTCTAGCAGGATatctgatgaaaaaaaaaaaaaggaaaagagcAAAAATATTATGAGACGTTGTAGCCAAGTGATCAAAATGATAGTTACAATAGACAACTGAAGAAAAGTACAAAGAAAATTGGAACCTAGAGGAAAagtaaaaatgttttacaacaCTGAACATGCCAGTACGTTAGCATGAGGAAGCATCACAACTCCGTATcatttctttatttgttttgtaataCTGTAGATTAAAAGGTTAAAAtcgtgtttatgtttatgttcgAATGCTTTCGAAAAATTGTCAACAGAAACCAAGATATATACGACTGTGCAAAAGCCCAGATTTAGATGAgtttggaaatgtttttatgctttagCTCCCGTTTGTATTCCCGTTtgcatgtttgttttccatagTTAGTCCTATCGCGCAGCGTGaattgtaaattaaaattgttcgttttgttctagttttgcatatttttaataGGAAATAGAAAGCTAGTGGTTTTTTAGTTACATGGTTGTTTCTCacttcgttttattttttatttactgtAATTACTTCAAGGTGAAATTATACCTGCGCCATACTTGGTGATACATGCAATATAAAAGTTTAATTGGTAGTTAAGTTCCAACAAGTTATTTTAGCATTGACTTGTTAATGCACTGGGTAACTTAGCATAACGGTTATTTTAGCGCTTAGAAGCATTGTTTAAAAtactttaatttatttatagGAAAACTAGTTTAAGAAGAATAGATTcagcaaaattgaaaacctAATGAAGTATCTACCCTTGTCTGTTTCACTGTTTGGAGAAGGTTCTTTACAATGTATGCATCGTAGATGTTAATTAGACAGATAATACTACGCGTTCATTGCCCATGTTACATGGATAGGAAGCAAATGGCAAGTCATATTACAATGTGTGCTCGAAATCAAGGCATTCATAGAATGTAAGGGGACGTTCAAATGTAAGAGATATGCAAGAGATGACACAACATATTGCCCTTCGTAAAATTCTTATGATATTGCTCTAATCGTTATAAATCAGACGTAATCAAAGTGTCACAGCACCAAAATGTGCTTTAACTAAGACGAAACGGCCGAGAACAATTTTTTATAAAAGTGTCATTTATGTAGTTGTTGTAGCATTTATTATAAACCATCAGTAGTACTATCGTTACCATTTCAGGAATGAACCAAACTGTTTAcaattaaatcaaataaattctTAAAAACTTTTATGgaatttgattgttttttttcatagtTACCTTTTCTCGTAATGCTAGTCGATTCGAAAATATTAATGactgaaaaatatttatttcttacTTCATCATCAGTGGTTATGATGATAACGTGTGAGCAATGTGTTTTTTATACTGATAGCTTTCTGTTTCTGAATTTTCTAAAATCGCATCGTTCAGTAGAAGGTTTCGGAGCCATATCCCGGCTATTCGTAATTGTATCGGTGCTCTGTGCAATTCTTGATGGTTGTCGGTCAGCTGTAAAAAAAGGTGAAGGCCAAgattttggaaaaataaaaaggcgTTCAGGTGTTTTCATGCTTTTGACCTTACAGTTTCGTCTAGCACGGCCAAACAGTATTTTCTCCAGTCCGATCACCGGCGATTCAAACAGCAGTGTCCAGAATACTGCAAGTGTTAAAGTAAATCCGATGTCTCCCCAAAACTGATACGCGGCAAGTAAATCACTAAAATAGAAGGAGTGTCGGGCGGCTCCAGTCATCATCAACTGGATGGGAAGGTGTAGCAAATAGATCGAGTAGGAGAGGCGCCCCAGTGGTTGCCATACGGTTGCTCCAAGAAAGTGATCGACAGCTCCGCCGTACCCGTTCACGCAGGCGAATATGACCCATCCGACGGCTGCAGCCCAAGCGACACGGTTGAGTGCTTCGTACGTGGCGTCGGCGATGATTGGTAAATTTTTGTAATCTGTCTGGTGTAGAGGATAGGCCGCAAGTATGATGGTCAACATGGCACCCGAGGCTGCAGTCCATCCGACGGACACAGCCAATGGTGACATTTGCACGCGATTTTTTCGGGTACGTTGGAGGGTATATCCGTATGCGAGCCCCACTAGCCACGCGCCCATTCGTGTATGAGTTGGGTAGTATGTGTACGAATGTCGAACACGGTCGGAATCCACCGCAAGGAACGAAAGGCGCAGGTTGTGCATGAGAAACAGTACGAACACAGTGACCATCGAAGTAAGCAACAGCGCTCCTAAAAGAAGCAAAATTCTACGGCCCCAACGCCACAGTGGGTAGACTAGAAAAGGCGCAATAAGATAAAGCTGCATATCCACCGACAGATACCAGGAGTGCCCAAGGCACATCTCGCGAGGATTAACGTAGTTCTGTACGTAGAGGAGAGCTGACCACCAGTAGTCGCGGCATGTATCGGCAGTTAGGGACATGGCGCCATCCCAAAATGGGCCCGAGCCACTGTAGCGCATTAGTGTGGCAGAGTATAGGATTAAAGCTGCTAAGGCTGGTGTTAGTCGGAGGTAGCGATGCAGGTACATCAACGGTAAATTAAGTCTGCCGTTTCGATCCAACTCGTTCAGCATACTCCAACAGGTCAGAAGTCCACTGATTAGGAAAAACGAATCGACAGAAACGGTGGATGCCACGACAAGCATGCTGTGATAGGACCGGATCCACTGTTAAGAAGtgagaaacataaaaaccaaatTGACGACGGTGATTGACGGTGATACTATTAAGTTATTGAAAACTCACCGTGAGAATCACGTGGGAGTTAACTAGTGGTATCATTCCGATGCGAACATAGTTATGGCTAAAGATGACCCAAACCATTGAGAGTACGCGTATTCCATTGATACACTTGATAGTGCTGGGTTTGCCTGTCTCGTTTCCAAAGTCTCGATGGTTGGTAGTTGCAAATAATTTCAAAGCATTGGAATACAGCGAAAAGATGACCAGGTTGTACCGAGGTTTAAAC
This window of the Anopheles cruzii chromosome X, idAnoCruzAS_RS32_06, whole genome shotgun sequence genome carries:
- the LOC128274438 gene encoding nose resistant to fluoxetine protein 6 isoform X2, giving the protein MCATLEHLRTNPELFLQMTKTDLQLKLYGAVGCEYAEYSYVADAWGKWPSGVLAGNLYELGNYDQCVGLRHDIIEGAYCLLTISLEHILPVPTQRIMPGTSKGAWTVHLGSCIPTTCSPAYFLKLLNETYPALPAIDMVCNSIPPSIGTVQYVAIFIFALIGLLMFVSTAYDTLVRWIRFKPRYNLVIFSLYSNALKLFATTNHRDFGNETGKPSTIKCINGIRVLSMVWVIFSHNYVRIGMIPLVNSHVILTWIRSYHSMLVVASTVSVDSFFLISGLLTCWSMLNELDRNGRLNLPLMYLHRYLRLTPALAALILYSATLMRYSGSGPFWDGAMSLTADTCRDYWWSALLYVQNYVNPREMCLGHSWYLSVDMQLYLIAPFLVYPLWRWGRRILLLLGALLLTSMVTVFVLFLMHNLRLSFLAVDSDRVRHSYTYYPTHTRMGAWLVGLAYGYTLQRTRKNRVQMSPLAVSVGWTAASGAMLTIILAAYPLHQTDYKNLPIIADATYEALNRVAWAAAVGWVIFACVNGYGGAVDHFLGATVWQPLGRLSYSIYLLHLPIQLMMTGAARHSFYFSDLLAAYQFWGDIGFTLTLAVFWTLLFESPVIGLEKILFGRARRNSDRQPSRIAQSTDTITNSRDMAPKPSTERCDFRKFRNRKLSV
- the LOC128274438 gene encoding nose resistant to fluoxetine protein 6 isoform X1: MLLWWFWLFGIAHIILANENVFGEYSVFGPSHFILDALRLPNDTLCDRQLKAVVTGLKAKEIWSLEFADAWGKWPSGVLAGNLYELGNYDQCVGLRHDIIEGAYCLLTISLEHILPVPTQRIMPGTSKGAWTVHLGSCIPTTCSPAYFLKLLNETYPALPAIDMVCNSIPPSIGTVQYVAIFIFALIGLLMFVSTAYDTLVRWIRFKPRYNLVIFSLYSNALKLFATTNHRDFGNETGKPSTIKCINGIRVLSMVWVIFSHNYVRIGMIPLVNSHVILTWIRSYHSMLVVASTVSVDSFFLISGLLTCWSMLNELDRNGRLNLPLMYLHRYLRLTPALAALILYSATLMRYSGSGPFWDGAMSLTADTCRDYWWSALLYVQNYVNPREMCLGHSWYLSVDMQLYLIAPFLVYPLWRWGRRILLLLGALLLTSMVTVFVLFLMHNLRLSFLAVDSDRVRHSYTYYPTHTRMGAWLVGLAYGYTLQRTRKNRVQMSPLAVSVGWTAASGAMLTIILAAYPLHQTDYKNLPIIADATYEALNRVAWAAAVGWVIFACVNGYGGAVDHFLGATVWQPLGRLSYSIYLLHLPIQLMMTGAARHSFYFSDLLAAYQFWGDIGFTLTLAVFWTLLFESPVIGLEKILFGRARRNSDRQPSRIAQSTDTITNSRDMAPKPSTERCDFRKFRNRKLSV